In Osmia bicornis bicornis chromosome 1, iOsmBic2.1, whole genome shotgun sequence, the following proteins share a genomic window:
- the LOC114882282 gene encoding uncharacterized protein LOC114882282, translated as MQIYNIKHNLPFLPFFIFRYTLCKYGITPIFLIPFQMHSASCIFTFFFSFHIHTISTIMYKNEIVQKLKKYILYTTNGNSIENSIAFLRVFTVVRKTKENQREHQKSKMEEMDCTMVERQGDGELPKNTEHNHEQINQGRNESSQKPKEETMNKELMELLQTYKEQNAELKKELKRLKYSRGARGAGTGSR; from the exons ATGCAAatctataatataaaacataactTACCTTTCTTgccgttttttatttttagatacaCGCTTTGCAAATATGGTATAACTCCgatttttcttattccctttcaAATGCATTCTGCTTCTTGCATTttcactttcttcttttcgttcCATATTCACACAATTAGCAcaataatgtataaaaatgaaatagttcaaaagttaaaaaaatacatactatACACAACAAATGGAAACTCTATTGAAAACTCTATTGCTTTCTTGCGCGTGTTCACCGTTGTGcggaaaacaaaagaaaatcagaGAGAGCATCAGAAATCCAAGATG GAAGAAATGGATTGTACAATGGTGGAGAGGCAAGGAGATGGTGAATTGCCAAAAAATACAGAGCACAATCAC gaACAGATAAATCAGGGGAGGAATGAAAGTAGCCAAAAACCGAAGGAGGAAACAATGAACAAGGAATTAATGGAGTTACTTCAAACATATAAAGAACAA AATGCAGAGCTAAAGAAGGAACTGAAGCGACTGAAATATAGTCGAGGGGCTAGAGGAGCAGGTACTGGAAGCAGGTAG